A single Oncorhynchus mykiss isolate Arlee chromosome 24, USDA_OmykA_1.1, whole genome shotgun sequence DNA region contains:
- the atm gene encoding serine-protein kinase ATM isoform X2: MSLVLHELLVCCRGLENDKATERKKEADRFRQLIRSPDTVEELDRISGTRAAKSSKQLTWNAVFRFLQKYLQKETELLQSGKANVSATTQANRQKKMQEISSLVKYFIRCANKRGPRLNCGELLNHVMEVLRSSFSCSAYGEDYSSILLKNILSVRKYWCDITQQQWHNLLDLYCGLFTGSSKAINRVLVSRIIHTAVQGCCLQTEGFSHTLFSFFSRALLNARQERHLAVVEHLVSALNVFLRSAAMNCRIRVCRLGEELLPSVLYVWTQMRPSTTLKEEIVEFFNLQLCVHHPKGSKTQDTGAYAEDWVKWQSLLYNLYDALVSEISQIGSRGKYATGSRHIAVKENLMELTAEICHQLFSEDCNFQMLEVTQAHLRATQRGSPHGTPSKRRRIDLGWEVLRDHLQPHQSDFDVIPWLQITSVLTSKYPSMVPGQELVPLLSVLCQLLGEQRRGDRGPYVLRCLREVARCQATHPERAQSYRAELGRLWGRVWALALRGVSSPQTEALSLALLSTILQGAFIPIDRELWKLFSGSACKPSDAAALCLAQALLKCPVLKSLGTGWDHAGAVEGVGPPSLKENIMSWLLMNEQSEEAEESSRPHPIICRDFPHNLIPRILVPLTLKDTRAGIMFLLGAKGLESAVMQERVKGSLSEIESMYLQFSFDEMPSNPMVKVMVSSAGTQLTVVPSLKHKLEQGLLSVADHLLNCYSPDSQTTPPECLVRCSSLLTGVLAGYVSTGLLTEEEACHSQLFLKAKALVQDFSEYISNVKVKMAEDGTMTTLRSVMRLCTQCVNRGVKDSMSSVSCNLFMKIFPARLLTELAEICKLLLNSSCKRGSVGIEEETTDEDWDMTRTQADQQEDIDLFDDGDGPQTSTSKGTHRQNVDPDDTQCGFDAKSLLAEEHLAQQDLAILASLEFLSLCVSAKFIHGLSFKPVEVRRRLLLLLEQIDCTKPLHLNMYLVLLKKLPAEDTSLAAEEFDSLLRPLADLCSLYRQDQEVCAAVLLGLLPSIRSLGRTQDQHNDMRHVQGALLQVVSGFCILGRTGKCTAIVKVALIHCLLALLEADPCCKWAVLTLREEELPVSVILPSYLSDSHHHVRMLAAMTVERLFLEMTPDSLEKRKMLPLKCQQTAFENVYLKAQEGMRLQKNSSPEDLSDETFNRKATLLKSVSVVLCCSPVCEKQSLFALFQSYKENNIEEPLIKKVLGSVSRALGYRSVEGFVSSHLDYLVAEWLGQHGYTLESFPYTLLNHATLKDFYSSSYQVLIPHLVFLDDFKQVKSISTLLGKDWKKLLANCFPKIMVNILPYFAMSGQDAQVARQREKAHRVYDLLKDSNCLGKPQIDSLIHSNLSDIVVELLMTLYEGAATEEGGRGDLRRFIGELDPAPNPPYFNSYVIKATLDYLSSCHSANLKSLVAILSKTPISIQRILLAVCQKAAETINAYERHRILLMYHLFVSLLLKEVKDGLGGAWAFVLRDIIYTLIHHINSRPAQLDEVSSRSFSLCCDLLTSVCRTAVQFCDDAVESHLQVIVGTLTAQVTTQLAISQQVLSLLKFLVVESQDKLKSAIQKLEPFPDRPEFRELRAVQHTLKYSTGKFTLRQEIAHFLSVASCDSLPLTRLEGLKDLRRQLHNNKSQIRPLLRECLADPAESVLVLLVLNLLQLCKLAANHPGGRDILEAAGSCLGELGPVDFSTIALLHGKDQLNARAVSLFPSVEPQWLYITLNCINNALTHHCIEVRQAAVQSLKDILATQAGADFWEIHKDNRDPMLAYLNPFRSTKKKVVEMSEEVSLVARERLESQDLWVPEAGGHKAWLKMLCIVLLDSGGVRSETLLLSRPLCLVKTDFCQRVLPLIIHDILLGDSDGSWRKLLSTHIQDFFTSCFSRAWASSRSTTPLLSDSGESDISNQGPLDKASLRTMLSVINYLRQQQRPLGSDSNLCGTVCHSNFWLELNYLEVARAAQSCSAHFTALLYSEIYVDKIKTNMEENRRNPSRASRRITFDESSQNFTISSLSEESVKDTGISLQDLLIEVYRSIGEPDSLYGCEGGKMTSALTRIRTYEHEAMWGKALTSYDLHSNLPDGTRQVGIVEGLQNIGLSSILATYLRGLESEGVEWGAELRELRFQAAWRNMQWDCDLSERNEKLNPGFNESVFCSLQALRDKEFSTFDQTLKYARGNEVEELCKGSLEAVSSLYPALRNLQRISELESIRQLFSKPLTDVGLAEVCSHWQQHSQLLVDSDFTLVEPILALRSVAQETLISQERDPEKNKYLSTVLTSHLMELCQLARAAGNTQLAERAVFQMKQHGGGGGRGSTASSWQLEEAQVFWAKGEQGLALGLLRQMIHTLEEQVNVNPALVPVFTECLRLCGNWLAETCLESPGVILEKYLERAVVVIEGHAIGSDTKLQSQRTQAFLSLARFSDAQYQGIDNYMKSSEFENKQALLEKAKEEVDLMRERKVGTNRYTVKVQRELELDERALSNLQADRRRFLCKAVENYIHCLEQGEEHDTWVFRLASLWLENADVKTVNDMMKGGVNRIPSYKFLPLMYQLAARMGTKMSATVAEDVGFYGVLNELICLSCLEHPHHTLFIILALVNANKDESFSRSRLSKSTPRHSSQLDLERSEVAQSIMNKIRKKRAQMIRGIEVLCDAYITLAYMDASRHKTEKKAILIPSDQPIMQIKNLDDVIIPTMEIKVDPSGKYDNLVTIKSFKPHFHLAGGVNLPKIIDCVGSDGKIRRQLVKGQDDLRQDAVMQQVFHMCSMLLQRNTETRKRKLNIRRYKVVPFSQRSGVLEWCSGTVPIGDFLIDPQKGAHTRFCPQDWTSITCRKKMMESQRLGSGGKTQAFSEVCQNFRPVFRYFCMERFLDPAVWLEKRLAYTRSVATSSIVGYIVGLGDRHIQNILIDEQTAELVHIDLGVAFEQGKILPTPETVPFRLSRDIVDGMGITGVEGVFRRCCEKTMEVMRSSQEALLTIVEVLLYDPLFDWTMNPLKAFYLQQQHDEQAELQSTLNSTLGGDILEAHRKSSSDSQSFNKVAERVLLRLQEKLKGVEDGRVLSVGGQVNLLIQQAMDPNNLSRLFPGWQAWV; this comes from the exons GCAGGAGAGACACTTGGCAGTGGTGGAGCACTTGGTCTCTGCTCTGAACGTCTTCTTGAGGTCTGCTGCCATGAACTGCCGTATAAGGGTGTGTCGGCTGGGTGAGGAGCTCCTGCCCTCTGTGCTCTATGTGTGGACACAGATGAGGCCCAGCACCACTCTCAAAGAGGAGATAGTAGAGTTCTTCAACCTGCAGCTCTGTGTACATCATCCTAAAGGATCAAAGACACAAGACACGG GAGCCTACGCTGAGGACTGGGTCAAATGGCAGAGTCTACTCTATAACCTGTATGATGCCCTGGTGAGTGAGATCAGCCAGATTGGGAGCCGGGGGAAATATGCCACAGGGTCGCGCCATATCGCTGTGAAGGAGAACCTTATGGAGCTGACTGCAGAAATCTGCCATCAG CTCTTTAGCGAGGATTGTAACTTCCAGATGCTGGAGGTGACTCAGGCCCACCTCAGAGCCACCCAGAGAGGCAGTCCACACGGCACGCCCAGCAAGCGTAGACGCATTGACTTGGGCTGGGAGGTTCTCCGAGACCACCTGCAGCCACACCAGAGTGACTTTGACGTCATACCATG GTTACAGATCACATCGGTGTTGACCTCTAAGTACCCCTCCATGGTGCCTGGCCAGGAGCTGGTTCCTCTGCTATCCGTCCTTTGCCAGCTGCTGGGGGAGCAGCGGCGGGGTGACAGGGGGCCCTACGTGCTGCGCTGCCTGAGGGAGGTGGCTCGCTGCCAGGCCACACACCCAGAGAGGGCCCAATCCTACAGGGCTGAACTGGGCAGGCTGTGGGGCCGTGTCTGGGCCCTGGCTCTACGGGGGGTCAGCTCCCCCCAGACTGAGGCCCTCAGTCTGGCCCTGCTGTCCACCATCCTCCAGGGAGCCTTCATTCCCATTGACAGAGAGCTTTGGAAGCTCTTCTCTGGCTCGGCCTGCAAGCCCTCTGA tgCTGCTGCTCTGTGTTTGGCCCAGGCCCTCCTCAAGTGTCCTGTTCTTAAGAGCCTGGGCACTGGGTGGGACCATGCAGGGGCCGTGGAGGGGGTCGGGCCACCCAGCCTCAAGGAGAACATCATGAGCTGGCTGCTGATGAATGAACAGAgtgaagaggcagaggagagctCAAGACCACACCCCATCATCTGCAG GGATTTTCCTCATAACCTCATCCCCAGAATCCTTGTGCCTTTGACCCTCAAAGACACCCGAGCTGGCATTATGTTTCTCCTTGGAGCAAAGGGACTTGAGAG TGCTGTGATGCAAGAGCGAGTTAAAGGTTCCCTGAGTGAGATTGAGAGCATGTACCTGCAGTTCAGCTTTGACGAGATGCCCTCTAATCCCATGGTGAAAGTGATGGTGTCCTCAGCCGGCACCCAGCTCACTGTTGTCCCCAGCCTTAAACACAAGCTGGAGCAGGGCCTCTTGTCTGTGGCTGACCACCTACTAAACTGCTACTCCCCAGAT TCTCAGACCACACCACCAGAATGCCTGGTTCGTTGTTCAAGTCTCCTTACTGGCGTTTTAGCAGGATATGTCTCTACTGGTCTCCTGACTGAGGAAGAAGCCTGCCATTCCCAACTCTTCCTAAAGGCCAAG GCACTGGTACAGGATTTTAGTGAGTACATATCTAATGTGAAGGTGAAGATGGCAGAGGATGGGACAATGACCACACTCAGGTCTGTCATGCGGCTGTGCACACAGTGTGTCAACAGAGGGGTTAAG GACAGTATGAGCTCTGTCTCTTGCAACTTGTTCATGAAGATTTTCCCTGCGAGACTTTTGACTGAACTGGCAGAAATATGCAAACTGTTG CTGAACAGCTCCTGTAAGAGAGGTAGTGTGGGGATTGAGGAGGAGACCACAGATGAGGACTGGGACATGACGAGGACACAGGCTGACCAGCAGGAGGATATTGACCTGTTTGATGATGGAGACGGACCACAGACCAGCACATCTAAGGGGACTCACAGACAGAATGTGGACCCCGATGACACCCAGTGTGGTTTTG ATGCTAAAAGCCTACTGGCTGAGGAGCATTTGGCCCAGCAGGATTTAGCCATCTTGGCCAGTCTAGAGttcctgtccctgtgtgtatcgGCTAAGTTTATCCACGGGCTCTCTTTCAAACCAGTGGAGGTTCGCCGCaggttactactgctgctggagCAGATAGACTGCACCAAGCCACTACACCTCAACATG TACCTGGTCCTTCTGAAGAAACTACCTGCTGAGGACACATCGCTGGCAGCTGAAGAGTTTGACTCACTCCTCAGACCTCTGGC GGATCTTTGCTCATTGTACCGCCAGGACCAGGAGGTCTGTGCTGCAGTGCTGCTGGGTCTGCTACCGTCTATCCGTAGTCTGGGCCGTACCCAGGACCAGCACAATGACATGAGACACGTCCAGGGAGCTCTGCTCCAAGTGGTCTCTGGATTCTG CATTTTGGGCAGAACGGGGAAATGCACAGCAATTGTAAAGGTGGCATTAATTCACTGTCTACTGGCTCTACTGGAG GCTGACCCTTGCTGTAAGTGGGCGGTCCTTACCCTGAGGGAGGAGGAGCTTCCAGTGTCCGTCATCCTCCCGTCCTACCTGTCCGACTCTCACCATCATGTACGAATGCTTGCAGCCATGACAGTGGAAAG GCTGTTTTTGGAGATGACACCGGACAGCTTGGAGAAGAGAAAGATGCTTCCTCTGAAATGCCAGCAGACAGCCTTTGAGAACGTCTACCTGAAAGCCCAAGAAGGGATGAGGCTCCAG AAGAACAGCTCTCCTGAAGACCTGAGTGACGAGACCTTTAACCGCAAGGCCACGCTGCTGAAGAGTGTGTCGGTGGTGCTGTGCTGCAGCCCCGTCTGTGAGAAACAGTCTCTCTTCGCCCTCTTCCAGTCCTACAAGGAGAACAACATAGAGGAGCCACTCATCAAAAAG GTCCTGGGCAGTGTGTCCAGAGCTCTGGGCTACAGGAGTGTGGAGGGGTTTGTCAGCTCTCACCTGGATTACCTGGTGGCAGAGTGGCTGGGCCAGCATGGCTACACTCTGGAGTCCTTCCCTTACACTCTGCTCAACCACGCCACTCTCAAGGACTTCTACAG CTCCTCCTATCAGGTCCTTATCCCACACCTGGTCTTCCTGGATGACTTTAAGCAGGTGAAGTCCATCAGCACCCTCCTGGGTAAGGACTGGAAGAAGCTGCTGGCCAACTGCTTCCCTAAGATCATGGTTAACATCCTGCCCTACTTTGCCATGTCGGGCCAGGATGCCCAAGtggcccggcagagagagaaggccCACAGGGTCTATGACCTACTCAAGGACAGCAACTGCCTGGGCAAACCG CAAATCGACAGCCTGATTCACAGTAACCTGTCAGACATTGTGGTGGAGCTGTTGATGACCCTGTATGAAGGGGCTGCTACTGAGGAGGGGGGCAGAGGGGACTTGAGAAGGTTCATAGG GGAACTGGACCCAGCCCCAAACCCACCCTATTTCAACTCCTATGTCATAAAAGCCACACTGGACTATCTCAGCTCGTGTCACAGTGCCAATCTCAAGTCCCTGGTGGCCATTTTATCCAAGACTCCG ATCTCCATCCAGAGGATCCTACTGGCGGTGTGTCAGAAGGCAGCTGAGACGATAAATGCCTACGAGAGGCACCGCATCCTGCTGATGTACCACCTGTTTGTCAGCCTGCTGCTCAAGGAGGTCAAGGACGGCCTGGGGGGAGCCTGGGCCTTCGTCCTCCGAGACATAATTTACACACTCATCCACCACATCAACAGCAG GCCGGCCCAGTTGGACGAGGTGTCCAGCCGTAGTTTCTCCCTGTGTTGTGACCTACTGACCTCTGTGTGTCGCACGGCCGTGCAATTCTGTGACGATGCTGTGGAGAGCCATCTACAGGTTATCGTTGGTACTCTCACTGCCCAGGTGACAACCCAACTTGCTATCTCACAGCAG gtgctCAGTCTGTTGAAGTTCCTGGTCGTAGAGAGTCAGGACAAGCTGAAGAGTGCCATCCAGAAGTTAGAGCCCTTCCCAGACCGACCTGAGTTCAGAGAGCTGAGGGCCGTGCAGCACACACTAAAGTACAGCACAGGGAAATTCACTCTCAGACAG GAGATAGCCCACTTCCTGTCTGTGGCTTCCTGTGACTCCCTGCCTCTGACCAGACTGGAGGGGCTGAAGGACCTGAGGAGACAGCTCCACAACAACAAGAGCCAGATTAGACCGCTGCTGAGAGAGTGCCTCG CGGACCCTGCAGAGAGTGTGTTGGTGCTGCTGGTCCTTAACCTACTACAGCTCTGTAAGCTAGCAGCCAATCACCCTGGAGGAAGAGACATCTTAG AGGCTGCAGGGAGCTGTCTGGGAGAGCTGGGGCCTGTGGATTTCTCCACCATCGCTCTGCTCCATGGGAAGGACCAGCTCAATGCCAGAGCTGTATCACTCTTTCCTTCAGTGGAACCACAGTGGCTCTACATCACCCTGAACTGCATCAACAACGCCCTCACACACCACTG TATTGAGGTGAGGCAAGCTGCTGTCCAGAGTCTGAAGGACATCTTGGCCACTCAGGCTGGAGCTGACTTCTGGGAGATCCATAAAGACAACCGTGACCCCATGCTGGCTTACCTCAACCCTTTTAGGTCTACCAAGAAGAAG GTGGTCGAGATGAGTGAGGAGGTGAGCTTGGTGGCTAGGGAGCGGCTGGAGAGCCAGGACCTGTGGGTGCCTGAGGCTGGCGGCCATAAGGCCTGGTTGAAGATGCTCTGCATAGTTCTGCTGGACAGTGGAGGGGTCAGGAGTGAAACTCTGCTGCTTTCCCGGCCACTGTGTCTG GTGAAAACAGACTTCTGCCAGAGGGTGCTGCCGCTCATCATCCATGACATCCTGCTGGGGGACTCTGACGGCTCCTGGAGGAAGCTCCTCTCCACACACATCCAGGACTTTTTCACCAGCTGTTTCAGTCGTGCCTGGGCCTCTAGCCgctccaccactcctctcctctcagactcTG GAGAGTCGGACATTTCCAACCAGGGTCCGTTGGATAAGGCCTCTCTGCGCACCATGCTCTCTGTCATTAACTATCTGAGGCAGCAACAAAGACCTCTAGGATCTGATAG TAACTTGTGTGGTACGGTGTGCCACTCTAACTTCTGGTTGGAGCTGAACTACCTGGAGGTGGCCAGGGCAGCCCAGTCCTGCTCAGCCCACTTCACAGCCCTGCTCTACTCTGAGATCTACGTGGACAAGATCAAGACTAACATGGAGGAGAACCGCAG AAATCCGTCCAGAGCGTCGCGCAGAATCACATTTGATGAGAGCAGTCAGAACTTCACCATCTCCAGTCTGTCAGAGGAGAGTGTCAAAGACACTGGTATCAGTCTACAG GACCTACTGATTGAGGTGTATCGTAGTATTGGGGAGCCAGACAGTCTGTATGGGTGTGAAGGTGGGAAGATGACCAGCGCTCTCACCAG gaTTCGGACCTATGAGCATGAGGCGATGTGGGGAAAGGCTCTGACCTCCTACGACCTCCACTCCAATCTTCCTGATGGCACACGGCAAGTGGGCATTGTGGAG GGTCTGCAGAACATTGGTCTGAGCAGTATCCTGGCCACCTACCTGCGGGGTCTGGAGAGTGAGGGGGTGGAGTGGGGGGCGGAGCTAAGGGAGCTAAGGTTTCAGGCAGCCTGGAGGAACATGCAGTGGGACTGTGACCTATCAGAGAG GAATGAGAAATTGAACCCTGGCTTCAACGAGTCAGTGTTCTGCTCCTTGCAGGCTTTGAGAGACAAAGAGTTTTCCACATTCGACCAAACTCTTAAATATGCCAG GGGCAATGAGGTGGAGGAACTGTGCAAAGGCAGTCTGGAGGCAgtgtcctctctctaccctgctctaCGGAACCTCCAGAGGATCAGTGAGCTGGAGAGCATCCGACAACTCTTCTCCAA GCCCCTGACCGACGTAGGCCTGGCCGAGGTGTGTTCCCATTGGCAGCAGCACTCCCAGCTGCTGGTGGACAGTGACTTTACGCTGGTGGAGCCCATCCTGGCCCTGCGCTCTGTGGCCCAGGAGACCCTAATCTCCCAGGAGAGAGACCCTGAAAAGAACAAGTACCTCAGCACTGTCCTCACCTCCCACCTCATGGAGCTCTGCCAACTGGCCCGCGCCGCAGGAAACACACAG CTGGCAGAGCGGGCGGTTTTCCAGATGAAGCAGCATGGCGGAGGAGGGGGGCGGGGCTCCACAGCGTCGTCATGGCAGCTGGAGGAGGCCCAGGTGTTTTGGGCGAAGGGAGAGCAGGGTCTTGCTCTGGGGCTACTGAGACAGATGATCCACACTCTGGAGGAGCAG GTTAACGTTAACCCTGCCCTGGTGCCGGTGTTCACGGAGTGCTTGAGGCTGTGTGGGAACTGGCTGGCAGAGACGTGCCTGGAGAGCCCTGGGGTCATCCTGGAGAAGTACCTGGAGAGG GCAGTGGTTGTGATCGAGGGCCATGCGATAGGTTCAGACACCAAGCTGCAGAGCCAGAGGACGCAGGCCTTCCTGTCCCTGGCTAGGTTCTCAGATGCCCAGTACCAGGGCATTGATAACTACATGAAGTCATCTGAGTTTGAGAACAAACAGGCTCTGCTGGAGAAGGCCAAGGAGGAGGTGGACTTGATGAGGGAGCGCAAGGTCGGCACCAACAG gtaCACAGTGAAGGTGCAGAGGGAGTTGGAGCTGGATGAGAGGGCTCTGTCCAACCTGCAGGCTGACAGAAGGAGGTTCCTGTGTAAGGCTGTGGAGAACTACATCCATTGTCTGGAGCAGGGTGAGGAGCACGACACCTGGGTGTTCCGCCTGGCCTCACTGTGGCTGGAGAACGCTGACGTCAAGACAGTCAATGACATGATGAAG GGAGGTGTAAACAGGATCCCGTCCTATAAGTTTCTGCCTCTCATGTACCAGTTGGCTGCCCGCATGGGGACCAAAATGTCCGCTACAGTGGCAGAGGATGTGGGCTTCTATGGTGTTCTCAATGAG CTGATCTGCCTGTCGTGTCTGGAGCACCCTCACCACACCCTCTTCATCATCCTGGCTCTGGTCAACGCTAACAAGGACGAGAGCTTCTCCCGCAGCCGCCTGTCCAAGAGCACCCCGCGCCATTCCTCCCAACTGGACCTG GAGCGGTCTGAGGTGGCCCAGAGTATAATGAACAAGATCAGGAAGAAGAGAGCCCAGATGATCAGAGGCATAGAGGTCCTCTGTGATGCCTACATCACTCTGGCCTACATGGACGCCAGTCGACACAAGACAGAGAAAA AAGCCATCCTCATCCCCTCTGACCAGCCCATCATGCAGATAAAGAACCTAGATGATGTCATCATTCCTACAATGGAGATCAAG GTGGACCCCTCGGGTAAATATGACAACCTGGTGACCATCAAGTCCTTCAAGCCTCACTTTCACCTGGCCGGAGGGGTCAACCTGCCCAAGATCATTGACTGTGTGGGATCAGACGGGAAGATCAGACGACAACTGGTCAAG GGCCAGGATGACCTGCGGCAGGATGCTGTAATGCAGCAGGTGTTCCACATGTGTTCTATGCTGCTGCAGCGCAACACTGAGACACGCAAGAGGAAACTCAACATCAGACGCTACAAG GTGGTGCCCTTCTCCCAGCGTAGTGGGGTTCTAGAGTGGTGCTCGGGGACCGTCCCTATAGGAGATTTCCTCATAGACCCCCAAAAGGGCGCTCACACACGCTTCTGCCCCCAAGACTGGACCAGCATAACCTGCCGGAAAAAGATGATG GAGTCTCAGAGGCTTGGTTCCGGTGGGAAGACCCAGGCTTTCAGTGAGGTGTGTCAGAACTTCCGGCCTGTCTTCCGGTACTTCTGCATGGAGCGATTCCTGGACCCGGCAGTGTGGCTGGAAAAACGGCTGGCCTACACTCGCAGTGTGGCCACTTCCTCCATCG TGGGCTACATTGTTGGACTGGGGGATAGGCACATTCAGAACATCCTTATAGACGAACAGACAGCTGAACTGGTGCATATTGATTTGG GTGTAGCGTTTGAACAGGGCAAGATTCTCCCAACTCCTGAGACTGTTCCCTTCAGGCTATCCAGAGATATTGTGGATGGGATGGGCATAACGGGGGTGGAGGGCGTTTTCAGAAG ATGCTGTGAGAAGACCATGGAGGTCATGAGGAGTTCTCAAGAGGCCTTGCTGACTATTGTAGAG GTACTGCTGTACGACCCTCTGTTTGACTGGACCATGAACCCTCTCAAGGCCTTCTACCTGCAGCAGCAGCATGATGAGCAGGCTGAGCTCCAGTCCACGCTCAACTCTACACTGGGGGGAGACATCTTGGAGGCCCACCGCAAGTCCAG cAGTGATAGCCAGAGCTTCAACAAGGTGGCGGAGCGCGTGCTGCTGCGGCTGCAGGAGAAGCTGAAGGGGGTGGAGGATGGCAGGGTGCTCAGTGTAGGAGGGCAGGTCAACCTCCTCATCCAGCAGGCCATGGACCCTAATAATCTCAGCCGCCTCTTCCCCGGCTGGCAGGCCTGGGTCTAG